The genomic region TCTTTGCATTTTCctgcttttatttttatttttaatcccgtttaaatgtttatttgcaATTTAATTTGGATTGGAAATTGTGCTGCAGATTAGGTTGAGTGGCCTTTTACATAACAGTGACAACTGCGCATTCAAGGTTGATGATTCTGtctacttttctttttattttttcaggtCTGGGGTTGAAATTGTGATGATTCATTCAGGAATCTTAGATGGTAACattatgtttttctttgtttaatatGGTTGTTGGTCATTCAGGAAATCGCTAGGCAGCTATGCGTGGAGCATCATTTGGTGTTCTCGAGAATGGTAACGTGCATAGTTTTATCTGAAACCACTTTTGAAGCATTGTACTTCCGAAAACTTCTGGTTTCTTGATGTTGTGATCATTTTGTAGGCATCGTTTGATGATAACTCTCAGTTTATGATAGCCATGTTAAGGTGCGTATAAAGTTTCCGTGGTGCGATTCTTGTCATATGGATTAGAGGTTCTAACAGATCTGTTTCTCTGCTAATTAGGGAGTGTGGATTAGCGCAtaaaacaattatttttgtGTTGGATGAGTTTGACTTGTTTGCTCTGGTAAGACCTCATCTTCCTTTGCCCGTTTGTTTTTCAATTCTGCAGCCTTGCTCTTTGACATTCATGATTTATCTTTGGCTTCTTCGTTCTTTGAAACTGGTGAAGATTTGTGAAAAGCAATTAGTTAACATGTAAAAAACTTGTGAATCTTATCTCGGGCTGCAAAGTTACACTGGAAATCGTAGGAAAGTTTATCCTTTCGTAAGGAGTAATTTAAGTCTTTTATTGAAGAAGAGTACGTGCAGACTGAAACATAAAGAACAAGCACACTCTTCGGTCTACTGAAACTAAATGTTAGAAGAATGTCAATGAAAATGTAATTATAACCTAGAGAAAATATAgtactttttctctctctactggAGCTTTCATGAAAGGGGTTTGCTTGATCAGAGCTCAAATGAGCATACTTGTTTTCTCAAAATTGACTCTGGTTGGGTGCTTTTGGTTGAAGTATCAACTATAAATATTAAGACAAGACGCCATTTGGTATGTGAATATTGTGCAACATATAAGGTGTAAGAAGTGTATGACTTACAAGCTAAACCTACGCATACCTTAAAGAGTTTCTTGTCGGTTACTCACGGGAATATGTTATGAGTCTTGACTGATATGAATTTTGACCCATGTCGCATCTCTGCAAGTTGTGCAACTCATTCGGTGCAAATGCCATTTTGAGTTCTTAAATTCACGCTGTCTttatagaataaaaataaacaaccaTTGACTCAATATTTCTTTTTCACTTATGGTTCCTTACAGGGAAAACAGAGATTGCTTTATAGTTTACTTGATGCAATGCAGTCAGTTACATCTCAAGCTGTTGTCATTGGTGTGAGTTCGCGACTGGTATGTTGCTTTAAAATTGCTGTGATCTTTGCCTTGTTAACTTTTGTTGCCATAACTGTGAATGCCTAGGTTTTAATGTTAGCATATGGATTAGTTGCATCAAAGTTGAGAAGAAATTTTCATGCAGGATGCTGATATGCTTTTGGACAAACGAGTAAGATCTCGTTTTTCACATAGAAAGCTTTTGTTTCTTCCTCCTGCTTATGAAGACATACAACGGTAAAGTTATTAACTTATGGCTTGGGTGCTGTTATTGTTTCTTCCCAAATATTGACACTTCCAATGTAGTAGTTGCTTTTCTGATTTTCTTAATTTCCAAACGAGGCAGATTGTTGGAGCACATTTTACTATTGCCAACAGACTCAAGCTTTCCACCAGACTATGCTATTGCATTCAATGCAAAACTTCAAGTATCCTTTCCTGACTATGTCTTTTAATGAGATAACATAGAATATTCATCTAAAACAATTTTTCATTCTATAGTATTCTAGCAAATCAGATCCTTCAGCTTGTAAAGTCCTTGACATTTTACAGACTATATTGGCTGATGAGAGATTCAAAGAGATTATTAATACATATCTGAATCTTGATTCAACCGTCAAACATTTGTTAAGATATctgtaagtttttcttttgaacgtgatagaattgaatgaaTGTATTGCTTTTAGTGTTCATCATTCGTCATATACTAAAGTTACTCGTCGTGGACCATGATACTAGATTCCGCGCTGTTTCTGATATGGATTTAGAATCTGGAATGCTGTCACTAGAAAACTTCAAAACCGCACTTTCAAATATCCAAAGGCATCCAAAGTTGGAATGCATAAAAGGTCTGAGAATTTATATCTTTCTTTGTTGGACTTCATTATCTGCATTCTTTGTTCCTCCCATATCCATCATTTCTGCCTGCCAAAGACTTGTGTATATAACTATGAAGCGAAGCAAAGCAATGATGTATTGTTTCCTGTCTTCTTCTTTTCtacttttctcctttttttttcttatgaaaaTCAACGATTTAAGCAGATTGCTCTGTATTGGAACTTTATATTCTGGTATGCATGAAGAGGTTGGAAGTTAAAGAGCAGAACTCATACAATTTCAACGCTGTAATGAAAGGTGACTATGTGATTCTTGTCATTCTAAGTCCTATTATTAAGTTTTCGCTTACATGTTTGGTATGTCTGGCAGAGTATAAAAGCATACACGATTCGGTCAAGACAGCTGACTATTTTGCAAGAAATGTTTGCTTACGGGTACTCTTAGCTCCTTGCTAAAATTGTGTTATAACAAATCTTATTGTTGTGTTACATTTTAGCAGAacattttcacttttcacttCTGCAGGCATTCGAACACCTTCTACAACGTGAACTAATTGGGTTTGCCGACAACAGAGGACAGAATCAATCCATTGAATTCGGTCCTGTAAAACTTTTAATCTCATCCCATGAACTACATCAGGGGATGAAATCATACGGATCCTGTCCTGTAAGTCACTACAACAAaactttgtgttttttttatctGCATGTGCTTGCAATTTATAATAACTTGTGCAGTGGATAAATGCATCAAAAGCTCAACTGAATCCGATCTTTCGAGGAATTTAATCACAATGTAGGAAAAGTTTTTAACATGTATCAGAACTTTTTGTTAGGTTTTATGTCATCGTCGTTGATCTTAATGACGAAAATAACGTGTACCAGACCACATGGGTATCAtgagttgttgtttgtgttgttGACAGGCAATTCTTCAACAATTAATGGATCGTCAGAAGTAGAGTTGCTGAAGGGAGCTGCTTCGTGTGCTTCATGTGTATCATAATTACAAGACGTGGTGTAATCTCTAGCATTTGTTTCATTTGATCTTGTTTGTGTAtcaatataaataatttatttatgtaaaagcATTATTGCTTTCTGTCACTGCGGTAAAGTGCAATCTGCAGTCATTATGATGCGCTAAAGTAGGGAGTATGACTGAAGTACAACTTTTTTAAAGAGCTCCTAACATAatgttttgataattttaacTGCAAGGAGCGTGTGATTGGAGATACTCTACAGTCTAATATAATTTAGGAAATGCTACTGATTTTTTCAATTAGACCTTCTCGTTATATTTTTGAGCTCTCCTCATCATTTAATGTTGCACGGTTCGTTTTATCTATTTGATTAACACTTTCAAAATTTGAGTCTTCAACAGTATTACatgtttcattaaaaaaaaatgaataacatGATTCGtctaaataattttgaatttagttGATTTTTGGTCGAGTTGATCTTTAAAgtgtgaattaaaaaaataaacagttgTGGATCATAGAGTAAAACCTAACAGTAAACTTGAAATTCGGATTACGAAGTCCAGTGTTTTGGTTTGGGCTGGGGTCCGCAATACACTAGCCACCATCACCATGGCTGCTTCCACACCTTTACCCAAGCTCACTTCGATCTGAGCCGTCCATCAACCGTCGAACTCACtcgaaacccaaaacccaaaacctctCTCTCCGATCCTCCGCCACCGGATGAGTCGCCTCTGCACTCAATGACCCTCTGCGCCAGAGCTTCA from Pyrus communis chromosome 4, drPyrComm1.1, whole genome shotgun sequence harbors:
- the LOC137733037 gene encoding origin of replication complex subunit 4 isoform X2, which gives rise to MARENPAEKALCLLRSRLCDPNFAFKALSHSDDSNYSKLKFLVSSSITEACNNSILLLGPRGSGKIAVLELVLSDLLQEFPDMISVIRLSGLLHNSDNCAFKEIARQLCVEHHLVFSRMASFDDNSQFMIAMLRECGLAHKTIIFVLDEFDLFALGKQRLLYSLLDAMQSVTSQAVVIGVSSRLDADMLLDKRVRSRFSHRKLLFLPPAYEDIQRLLEHILLLPTDSSFPPDYAIAFNAKLQTILADERFKEIINTYLNLDSTVKHLLRYLFRAVSDMDLESGMLSLENFKTALSNIQRHPKLECIKDCSVLELYILVCMKRLEVKEQNSYNFNAVMKEYKSIHDSVKTADYFARNVCLRAFEHLLQRELIGFADNRGQNQSIEFGPVKLLISSHELHQGMKSYGSCPAILQQLMDRQK
- the LOC137733037 gene encoding origin of replication complex subunit 4 isoform X1, with the translated sequence MARENPAEKALCLLRSRLCDPNFAFKALSHSDDSNYSKLKFLVSSSITEACNNSILLLGPRGSGKIAVLELVLSDLLQEFPDMISVIRLSGLLHNSDNCAFKEIARQLCVEHHLVFSRMASFDDNSQFMIAMLRECGLAHKTIIFVLDEFDLFALGKQRLLYSLLDAMQSVTSQAVVIGVSSRLDADMLLDKRVRSRFSHRKLLFLPPAYEDIQRLLEHILLLPTDSSFPPDYAIAFNAKLQTILADERFKEIINTYLNLDSTVKHLLRYLFRAVSDMDLESGMLSLENFKTALSNIQRHPKLECIKDCSVLELYILVCMKRLEVKEQNSYNFNAVMKEYKSIHDSVKTADYFARNVCLRAFEHLLQRELIGFADNRGQNQSIEFGPVKLLISSHELHQGMKSYGSCPVSHYNKTLCFFYLHVLAIYNNLCSG